A region of the Gaiellales bacterium genome:
GTTCGTGCTCCAGCTGGAGCTCGACCCCGAGGGGGATCCCTTCAGGCGCGTGCCGGAAGACGCACTCGTGGGTATGAACACGCACGACATGCCCACGTTCGCCGGATTCTGGGATGGTGAGGACATCGACCGGCGGCTTTCGCTCGGCCTCGAGGACCGTGCGGCGGCCGCGGCCGAGCGCCGGGAGCGCGCGGTGCTGCGACGGGCGCTGGGGCGCGCGCTGCGCGAACGGCGGCGCGCGGGCCGGACGCTCGAGCAGGCGCTCGACGGGTCGCTCGGCGAGCTGGCCGCCTCTCCCGGGCGCCTGCTGGTCGTGAACGCAGAGGACCTGTGGGCCGAGCGCGAGCCGCAGAACGTGCCGGGCACCGGCGCCGAGGCGGGCAACTGGTCGCGGCGCGCCGCGCACCGGCCGGCCCGCTTCGACCGGACGCCCGGCGTCCGGGCGCGTGTCGCGCAGGTCGAGGCGGCGAGGGTGGGGCGGTGAGCCGCACCGAGAGCCGTCCCACGGTCCGGTACGACGTGAGCCTGCTCGGCGACGACGACCTGCACCTGTTCAACGAGGGGAGGCACCTCGCACTCGGGCAGCACCTCGGCGCGCACGTCACGACGGACCACGGCGAGACGGGCACCGCGTTCGCCGTGTGGGCGCCGAATGCGAGCGGCGCATCCGTGGTCGGCGACTTCAACGGCTGGGACGCGGGCCGCCATCGGCTGGCGGCGCGAGGCGTGTCGGGCATATGGGAGGGGTTCATCCCGGGGGTCGGGCACGGCGAGGTGTACAAGTTCGCGCTGGAGACGCAGCACGGCATCCTGTTCAAGGCCGACCCGTTCGCCCGGTTCAGCGAGCAGCCGCCGCGGACCGCCTCCCGCGTGTGGGACCTCGGCCACGACTGGCGCGACGCGGCCTGGATGGCGGGTCGGGCGCAGCGCAGCGGGCTGGGCGATCCGGTGGCGATCTACGAGCTGCACCTGGGATCCTGGCGCCGCCACGCCGCGGACGACCGCCCGCTCACCTATCTCGAGCTGGCGGACGAGCTTCCGTCATACGTGAGCGACCTGGGGTTCACGCACGTGGAGTTCCTCCCCGTGATGGAGCACCCGTTCACGGGGTCGTGGGGCTACCAGACGACCGGCTACTTCTCGCCGACCAGCCGCTACGGCACGCCTCAGGAGTTCATGCGGCTCGTGGAGGCCCTGCACCAGGCGGAGATCGGCGTGATCCTGGACTGGGTGCCGTCGCACTTCGCCACCGATCCGCACGGCCTCTCGCTGTTCGACGGAACGCACCTGTTCGAGCACGCCGACCCGCGTCAGGGCTTCCACCCCGATTGGGGCAGCTACATCTTCAACTACGGCCGAAACGAAGTCCGCTCGTTTCTCCTCTCGAGCGCCATGCACTGGCTCGACCGCTACCACGCCGACGGCATCCGCGTCGACGCCGTCGCCTCGATGCTCTACCTCGACTACTCGCGGTCGGAGGGACAGTGGATCCCCAACCGCCACGGCGGTCGCGAGAACCTCGAGGCGATCCACCTGCTCCGGCAGCTGAATGCCGCGGCCTACGAGCGCCAACCGGGGGTGCAGACCTACGCCGAGGAGTCGACGGCGTGGCCCATGGTCTCGCGGCCCACCTACCTGGGCGGCCTGGGCTTCGGCTACAAGTGGGACATGGGGTGGATGCACGACACGCTCGCCTACATGGAGCACGACCCGGTCCACCGCAGCCACCACCACCACGACCTCACGTTCCGCGGGCTCTACGCCTTCACCGAGAACTACCTGCTGCCGCTGTCCCACGACGAGGTCGTCCACGGCAAGCGCTCGCTCATCTCCAAGATGCCAGGGAACGCATGGCAGCAGCGCGCGAACCTGCGGCTGCTGCTCGGGTACATGTACGGCGTCCCCGGCAAGAAGCTGCTGTTCATGGGTGCGGAGCTGGGACAGTGGCGGGAATGGAACCACGACGCGGGTCTCGAGTGGCAGCTGCTCGAGGACCCGGCGCACGAGGGCATCCGCCGGTGGGTCCGCGATCTGAATCGCGCGTACGCCGAGACGCCGGCGCTGCACGTGCTCGACACGGACCCCGAGGGGTTCGAGTGGGTCCACGTGAACGACGCCGAGGCCGGCGTGCTGGTGTTCCTGCGCCGCTCGCCGGCGGGTCAGCTGGTGCTGTGCGCGTACAACTTCACGC
Encoded here:
- the glgB gene encoding 1,4-alpha-glucan branching protein GlgB; its protein translation is MSRTESRPTVRYDVSLLGDDDLHLFNEGRHLALGQHLGAHVTTDHGETGTAFAVWAPNASGASVVGDFNGWDAGRHRLAARGVSGIWEGFIPGVGHGEVYKFALETQHGILFKADPFARFSEQPPRTASRVWDLGHDWRDAAWMAGRAQRSGLGDPVAIYELHLGSWRRHAADDRPLTYLELADELPSYVSDLGFTHVEFLPVMEHPFTGSWGYQTTGYFSPTSRYGTPQEFMRLVEALHQAEIGVILDWVPSHFATDPHGLSLFDGTHLFEHADPRQGFHPDWGSYIFNYGRNEVRSFLLSSAMHWLDRYHADGIRVDAVASMLYLDYSRSEGQWIPNRHGGRENLEAIHLLRQLNAAAYERQPGVQTYAEESTAWPMVSRPTYLGGLGFGYKWDMGWMHDTLAYMEHDPVHRSHHHHDLTFRGLYAFTENYLLPLSHDEVVHGKRSLISKMPGNAWQQRANLRLLLGYMYGVPGKKLLFMGAELGQWREWNHDAGLEWQLLEDPAHEGIRRWVRDLNRAYAETPALHVLDTDPEGFEWVHVNDAEAGVLVFLRRSPAGQLVLCAYNFTPVARPHYRIGAPADGRWREALNSDAEVYGGSGAGNLGGVDAGSEPLHGRPHSIALTLPPLACVMLVHEPDTVVA